From the Triticum urartu cultivar G1812 chromosome 4, Tu2.1, whole genome shotgun sequence genome, the window GTCATAAATAGTTTGTGGATGATCTTAGTATTCTTACAGACCTGTGCAATAGTGTAGCCGCAATGCTCTAACATATACTAACTAGGTAGCTGCTCTCAAGTTATGCACTTCTTGAGTTAATCATTGAGCATTCAACATTCTAAGAGCAAGTATCAAAGGATGACGTAGGCGGGCTACTAATATTATTTTTTGGGtgaggtggaggagagagaagggaagcgggctacTAATTAACAATCGACTGTAGCACATGcatggtactccctccgttccaaaataaatgtctcaactttgtatttgccatgtgtgtgtgtgagagagagagatgggcCATGTATCAAAAAAATAGTACACATTTACATGCAACTATTGTCCTTGCCGACTATAGGCTTAGCTATAGATGATGTGACAATATTATATAGCCAGCAACTgactatactattaaccatgctctaattATCACTTACGCACTTGTATGCATTTTTTGAATTAGTGGTCGACAATCAATGTTGAACAATCAATATTATAATTGTCTTTATTTGTTGTTGCTTCCTCGTCATTAGCTTAACTTTGATATTTTTATTCTTCCGAGGTACCAATTTACGATGCCCCAAAAAATATAATTCATATATAGGATGTAAATTTTATGTTAGGATGAGCCATAtaatgtactccctctgttccaaaataagtgtctcaattttgtattaactttagtacaaagtctTACTAAGGTCAAGACATTTATTTTGGGCCGGAGGGAGTACTTCATCCTCTCTCCTTGCCAAAATAAGTAATCTGCTTTGCTGCTTAAGTCCCTCCTCCTTGCCAATGGCTCCCATCCATGGTGGCCTCCCATACAAGCACTCGACACTACCGCGAAGCTGGTTCTGCATCCCATTGTTTTCTGTtgttgcaacgcatgggcaaTTTTCCTAGTCTCTATAATTAATATAAAATCAACCGATAAAAAGGGATGACGTTTGAAGAACTATGAAAACCTCTGTCCTTTATTATTAGGTAGGtatagatttttttttgaaacaaagAAGGTGGCTGGCTGCCGACCTTATATTTCAAACAGGCAAAGCCTGATGAAGTAACAGGTACAAAGCAAGACTTGGCCGTTGCACCAAGGTGCAAGGCACAAGCAGAGACTTAACAGAAAAAAAGGAAGGAGATAAGGGGGGATAGATTACATCACTTCAAACGCAGACTAAGTGGTTATTTTCTGGCACCAGAATTGTATATCATCCTTTGCTATCTGACTATGGGCTCTATTGCTCCAGAGATGTAGCATATTTGCTGCATAGAATCAAATGTAAGTCTCAGTCCAAACCTTGGAGTTGAAAACCCGGTCATTCCTAGCATGCCATAGAGTGAGAGCACATGCTGCGAAATCAACATTCCATTTGCATTTGAAACTGAGCTGGTGTTGTGCTTGTTGCACAAAAACTAGAATGTCGGGAACTGAGCAAGCCAAAGTATCCATCGCCAGCTTACCCCAAAGAACAGAAGCCGGGGCACATCGTAGCAACAGATGATCAATGGACTCCACCGCAGGGCAGGCATCACAATGTGCAAACGGGGCAACCGCAGACCAGCACTTCGTAACCATATTATCCCTGGTGTTGAGACGGCCTTTGAAAGCAAGCCAGATGAAGATCCTATGCTTTAGAGGGATCAACGAATCCCAAACCCAGGGCTCGAAGGTCGCCAAAACCCCCCGGGAAGGTGAGCAGACTGTAGAAATGTCTTGTACTAAGCTGACTAGAGCCGAAGAAAGGGATGCGCTTGTCATCATTCAGTGGATTAGGAGCAACATCTGATAACAGTTCATGCAAGACCAACACCTCAGCTGCTGCCGTTTGAGAGAGATTAGGATGTAGTTGTATGACCCATGATCCGTTGGCATATTGTGAGAGCACAGAGAAAGCTGGGTGAGACGCGAAGGAAAACAGCGTGGGGTACAGCAGACAAAGGCAACCCACGCCAAGCCATTGATCCTTCCAGAAGGTGACCAGAGTTCCAGGACCCACATCACATCTAGAGGAGTTAATGACCAAAGGAATAAGATCCTTGAACCCTTTCCAGATAGATGTATCTCTGCTGCGGGCACCATGAGGAAGAGTAGCCTGGCAATAATGTGTGGCGAACCATTTATAGCAAGGAATGTCAGAGCTTTGTAAGATCTTGGAAACAAACTTGCACATCATAGCTTGGTTGTGAGCTTGCAGTTGTCGTACACCCAAGCCACCATTAATAGTAGGTAGAGAGACCGTATCCCAGGCTGCTAAACATTGGCCCCTTTGACCTTGTTCTTGCCTTGCGAGAAAAAAGCACGCAGCAGACATTCCAACTTTCCAAGAGATTCCATAGGCCAGGCAAAACAGGACATGAAATAGCTCGGAATACCCGCAAGCACCGAGTTAATGAGGGTCAGCCGCCCCCCTAAGGATAAGAAAGTAGCTAACCATCCAGAGAGGCGACGATCAACCTTGTGAATGACTGGCAGCAACATACCATGAGTTATTTTGTGCAAGGAGGGAGGCAGGCCCAAGTACGTACATGGAAAGGACGAAACTGGGTAGCCAAGGATCTGAGCGATAGCAGAGGCTGTAGTTGTATCCACTGAGACAGGCACGAGAGTGCTCTTGTGGAAATTTATAGTGAGCCCAGAAAATCCAGAGAAAGCCGTGAGGGCAGACTTGATGACTTCTGCCTGCTGCGTACTGCCATGAAAAAGAATCAGTGTGTCGTCTGCATATTGTAGGACCGGGAAGAAGCTGTTCGAACCAAGGGGATGCAGCAAGGAGCCAACTTGAAACATCTGACAGCACATCCTCTGAAGCACATCAACTACAAGGATGAAAAGGTACGGGGATAGAGAATCCCCCTGCCGAAAACCTTTCTTTGCCAGGATGGGGCACTCAATTCACCGTTTAGAAGGACTCTAGAGCTGCCAGTAGACAGGAGAGTATATATCCAGTTTGTCCACACTTGCGGAAAGACTCTTGCTTCAAAAATCTTGCGAAGGCAACACTAACAGACGTTGTCGAAGGCCTTATGAAAGTCCAACTTCAAAGCAATGACTGGCAGTTTTCTTTTATGAGCATACTGGATCATTTCGGCAGCCAAAGCAAAGTTCTCAATGATCGATCGGCCCTTCAGGAAGCCGGACTGAAGCGTGTGGATCAAGTGGGGAATCCATATTTTGAGCCGACTAGCCAGAACCGTAGAGGCCAGCTTAGGCACACTATGCACAAGAGAAATCGGTCTAAAATCATGCATTTCTAGAGGTGTTTCTTTTTTAGGTAGCAGGGTAATGAAAGCAGAGTTGATACCAGAGAGATCCACTTCATTTTTATGGAAATCACCAAAAAACCTTAGGATATCATCCTTTATCAGCAACTTGAAAGCCTTGTAAAACTCATTGGTAAAACCATCAGGGCCCGGACTTCTGTTATTTGGCGAACAATTGATAGCCTGCACAATCTCAGCCCAGGAGAACTCAGCTGTGAGCTCCGACAGGTCCAGCGGAGTATAAAGAGAACCAACATCGACAGTGTCAATCAAGGATGCAGGTTGTCCCAAGATTGCCTTAAAGTAATCAGTAGCCAACCGCAGCTTCTGACCGATATCAAAATGCTCCACCCTGTCCTGAACAAGCACTTTGACCTTGTTACGACGAGCTTGGCAATTGGCCGCTGCGTGAAAAACTGGGTGTTCTCGTCCCCAGACACACACCATCGTATCTTGGCTCTAAGTCGCCAAGTAGCAGTTTGCCAGAGGATCAGTTGCTCAGCCTTGGCAGCAGCAAAAACCCTGAGTGCTATTTCAACAGCAAAGAGCGACCTCAACTCTTCAACAACATTTAAATAAGCAACGACATGCTTATTGTTATCCATGAGGACCCGCAGGCTAGGCTTCGAACGGCACCACTGACGCAGAGCAGCACGCACGCGCCTCATTTTGAAGCTGCTCAGAGAAGCAGCAGAACAGATCTCACGGGTACCACGAGACCAAGCTTCAGAGATAATGTTTCAAGGTTCTTCCAACTCCAGCCAGTGATTTTCCATGCGAAACAACTTGCTTTTGGGCGTGCTCGTGGAGAAGGACAGAAGCACAGGTGCATGATCAGACGTCGTTGTGGGTATGCAAGAGGCAGTTCATTGCAGAAAGTTGAGGTTCCAAGCTGCATTGACAAGTACCCGATCTAGACGGACAAGAGTAGGCTGGTCTCTCTTGTTAGACCAAGTAAAAAGTCGGTTGTCAATCTGAACATCATCCATACCATGGTCTCGAATCCATGAGTTAAAATTTTCCATCATACTCCAGTTGATCTGACCCCGGGACTTCTCATGTGCATATCTATACATATTGAAATCGCCCAGCACCACCCAGGGCATGTCGGGTGGACTAGCAACACTGCTGACAGCCTCGAAGAAGCTCGATCTATCATGATTCAGATACGGTGCATAAACAACTGTGAGAAGAAACGTGTTGTTTGTTGATGTAGAGGTCATCCTCAGAGTGACATGGAACTTGTGCAATGCTACCACTTGGCCTAGAAGCACAGTAGGATCCCAGGAAACCAAAATATCCCCGGCCACGCCATCAGACAGGGTAACAACATGCTCCCTGAGGTTTATTGGCAAGAACGCTCGCAGCTTGAAGGGAGAAATGGACGGCAACtttgtttcctgcaagcaaacaaCACTAGGGCAGCAAGAGATTATAGTATCACGGACCAACGAGCACTTATCATCCTCGCCGAGTCCACGAACATTCCAGTTTAGAATCTTCATAGTGCAGTAAAGAACACACAACCCAGAGCAAGAAAGCTAAAGTGCATATGCAACATGATCATGATGAAGCAAACAGTGCAAAGCACTAAGATAGATAACTTGGAGTAGCAGCATACAGACTCATGACCGACTGACCATAACAAACTACGGACCTTGAAGAAAGGCATAGCCAGGCTAACTGGTGGCCCAAGATAAAACAGATACATATGAGGACTGCAGAACACTACGCAAGACAGACACTTGAGAGATACAGCTGCGGACAGCACTGCCCAAAGGCCCAGACGACAGGCACCAGGCCTAaccattgaaggagttgaagacaCATGCAGTGGAGCCAGAGACAGCACCAACGGAGGTGGAAGCGTCATCCGACGAGACAGGAACGGATTGGATCTTGGCTTGTTCCAGGATGGCACTAGCGTTGAGGTCGCAACACTGGGCAATCTTCTTCAGTTTGCCCCGAGTCAGAGGTGACAGTGTATTTAGCAGTGGCAGCTCGAGCAGGCCGGTCACAGTCGTGGTCTTGGTCTTCTTGCGACGGCGAGAGATGGAATCGGAGTGTCGCGACGGCCCTGAACTGGAGTCAGATCCAGCAGCCACCGCCTTCCTCTTAGTCGCGCGCTCGACAGAACCCATGCGCATGACGTCGTAGGCGTGGCTGATGCGCGGGCTGTGCCGGGGCGAAGCAGTGAGCACCAGCGGCGGCGCCTCCTCCTCCGCTTGCTGGTCGAGGCCAGGCTCCCTGACCTTCCCATGGCTCCCTGGTCGACCGACTCTAGAGGCTGGATCTCGACCGCCGTATTGAGGTCAAAATCCATGGGGGCGGCCGCGGCCACCGAGCCCGCACCCATAGGAGGAGCGGGGAAGAGCTGGAGCACGACCTTGGGCAGGCGCTCGCCAGCACCAGGCTCGCAAGGCGGCTCACGGCAGCTGCAGAACACGGTGGCGGCCTGAGAAGGGGGCGCAGCATATGCCCCATGCTGCAGATCGATGGAGACGACTGGTGATGGTTGACCGCACAACAGGACCCCAGGCTCGGGTCGTGGGATGCGATGGAAGGGTCTGGAACAGATAGGCCGGGCCACGAGGATCTGGTGGGCCCGGTAGTGCTGCTGGTCTGGGAACTGGGCTTCCACAGGGGGGCACCACCAGAAAAAACAAGCGCTGGCCCAACTGCAGGAAGCAGCCAATAGGCACATTCGCCTTAGGTGGGTGTCCACATTCGACGGAAGGAAGCAAAGGAAGCATGCGGGGACACGACCCACCAGACAACATTTTGGGCAGAAAGCTGAAGAAGAGAGAACAAGAGCTTTCCCGCGCAAGTTCTCCCTTGGTGTAGTCAAAGCAAGGGAAGAAGCCATCATCCATCGACAACAGGCAGACCGGGATCGTGCCCGTAGCAACTCTGCTGTTGTTGAGCTCAAGCTTGAAGGTGAAGCACATGCCCTCCGTGTCGAAGGTGACCGAGACCGCGGCGTGCGCACTTCCGCCGCCCACAGCGATGAGTGGAGGCATAGCTGGAGCTCATCCTCGTGCAAGATTTGAGCCTCAGTGGGCGGGGAAAAGGCGGATCCTCTGATGAGCTTGGGCTTGGCCGCCAGCTTGAGCATGGCTAGAGAGTCGGCTGGAGAAGCCGTCTCCGGGTGTAGGAAGGCGCGGAAAGCGCGGTTCGCCATGCCCTCCCCACCGCCCACATGCCCGCGGGCCGAGGAGGACCCAGGATGGGCATGCCCCCGCCGAGGGGAAAGCGGGGCAGGGGAGCGGGGGTCGGCGTCGTCCCCATCGAGTCGACCGGGCAGGCGCGGCGTGACCGTGGGGGCACCGAGGGAGCGAGCGACGTCCCAGATTTCATTGATGATGACGTCTGCATAGATGCCATTGCCGTCGACGTGGTGGAAGGTGATATGGTGGGGGATGTGGTGCAGAGCCTCCACCTTGACGAGGATGAAGATGCTTGAGAACTCGCTGCCGTGGAGGCAAGCGTGCTCTAGGCGAAAGAGGCTGGCGAAGCCAGCGACGCTCGCCGCCACCCCCCTCCGGTTCCACAGCTCCAGGGGCATCTTCTCAAGCGAGAGGCTGACGACGTGATGATAGGCGAAGCGGAAAGCGTTGTCGCCCGCGTTGTGCGGAAGGATCCAGACGGTGCGATCGCCCACCTCCATCGGACTAGCACGCAGAGCAGCGACCTGCTCAGACTCGCGCTGGAACACGACGAATGATGTGCCCACAGCAGAGCCGGTGAACCGAATCGCAGTGATGCCGAGCTGGTGACGAAAGACCCTGCGTAGCCAGGGAAGGAAGGAGGCCTTTGGTGGAGAGATGGTGATGAGGCACACGAGGGAGTTCTGGTCTGGCACGAGAGGGTAGTGGATGTCCAGCGATGATGGGCGGCCGTGCACCACCGGCTCCATGGCAAGGAGAGGCTGGGGGGCTGAGCTTGGAGGGGATGGATGTGTGGAGAGAGGAAGTGAAGAGGTCTGTGTGAGGGAGAACGACTCCGGGGAAACCGTACTTATAGGTGTACGAGCAAGCCGAAGCGAAGGGCAAAGGGACTTATAGCTGCAACGGGCGCGAGTGTGGTCAACTAAACGGCAAAGCCAGCAGACCACCGGATCCCTGCAATCCCGTCGCCAGTGGCTATAGGAAAGACAACGGTAGCAGCGATTATGCAGGTTTTTAGGCTTTCCAAACCACAACCATGGATACGGTGTGGCTCCCGAGAGATTAGCGGCAGCGGAAGCAGCTGGAGGGGAGAGCAACGCATCTCTGTAGGGGGTAGAGGTAGGATCAGCAGGCAGCTGGAGCGTCGCCAACAGCACTGGAGGAATCCGCGCGCGGACCGGCTAACGATTGGTCAGCAGAAGGCGGCATCAGCGTAATGCAAGGGGCTGGGAGAGATAAGCACGAAGCTAATTGATTGCAGGATGGCTCTATCCCGCATGCGGCAAAGCGCCCTGCCTGCAAGCGTGTCGTGAAATCCCCGGAATCCGGGGCACGCGGGGCCGTGGCAGTCAAAGGATTACTATCTAGCGCCGGGGGCGCACCGCACGAAGGGCGGGGTCCGAGGAGAGACGGCAAAAGGGAATTAGCCTCCCACGTACGTCTACGTGCATGCACCCATGCATGAGCCGGCTCACGACGTACAAAAGAGTCCAGATCAGAAAGAGACATGGCAACAACGATAAAACCTGACCGCCATGAATCACGGAGCACGATCTCCTTAGCAATGCACTCATGAGCCACCTGGAAACGAAAGGAGCCCCTCTGACACGGTTGGACTCGGTAGCCACTGGCATAGCCCCCGAACCAGGTCATCAGGAGGGAAGCGAACGCTGCTGGAGAGAAAGCAACACCATCGTTGAGGACGACGGCGAGAAGACCGGCCGTCCGGCTACGGCCAGCCACGGCCAAAACGGTGCCGCAACCATACTTGGACAGCATAGCATCCTCAACCCATGAACCATCCATGGAACAAGCCAGAAGACCAGAAACCCTAAAACTAGACCTCAAGGGGAACTACAAGCGCCGGAGCGGCGAGCATGCATCAAAAGGTAGGGCTGCAGTTCAGAACAAACACTACGAAGAACTGACCTGAGAACCAGCGGAGAGCGAAGGACGAAGAGCCGTTGATCTTGAACTAAACCTCAAGCAGCACAGTGGAGCTCAAGGAGGGGGGATGGACGCCGAGCCCGAGTGGTGCACGACGGAAGGAAACCGCCAACCCAGGAAACAGCTGTCGGTGAGCTCACGCCTCCTAGCAGCTGCAGGCAGATGGTGGACGCCGTGCCCAGGCGACACACGGCGGTGTGGTGTGGAAGGCCGGTGGGTGGACGCCGTGCCCGGGGTGGCACACGGCGGTGCGGCGAGCGCCGACGCCTCTAGCTAGCGAGGGTAGTCCTACAATGCTCTCATGGCAGATGTCTCCGAGAGGGACTTTTGGATCTTACAATGAGAAAGTTGGTCAgcaggtatagatatagatatagatatagaggTATAGATATACTCTTTTTGTTTCAAAATATAAAGTTGGATTATCTATtttaaaacggagggagtaaattGTTTCTCGAATTGTGGTGTACCTAGTCAGTTCAGTAATTTTCTCCACGGTAGCCATCACGGGCCTCCTCCATGGATTAACTGTCAGCGATCCTCCCCCGAATTGTTTCCTCTTGGGCAATCCTCCTTGTTGTCAGCTCAAAAAAGAAAAATCCTCCTTGTTCTCGTCGCGGTCTCCGCTCTCCTCTCTTTCTCCCCGTTCTCCAAAGAATCCGAGACGGCGACGCCCGCATCAAAGACGGCGCCGCCTCTGCTTCCTCTCCCTTACTCCGATTCTATAACACGTGCGTGCCTCGGCCGCCACTTTCCCAACTCTCCTCGGCCACTTCCGCCGGCGTGTGCCTTCCTCTCCGCCGGCGCCTGCACAGCAAGTCCAAGAGAGAGAGGTGCGTTTCCTGCAATTCGATCATGGTGATTTCCCTTGCTTCTGTCGGGGTTAGGTACGTTTGTATTTTACTTTAGGTATAAAATCGCGATGGTTGGCGGGTGATGTCGACTGTCGATGATCGGAGAAAAAAAAATCTCTCTTTTTTCCTGCCAAAAGAAAGCCCCCTACCCCCTACTCACATGATTTGTCCTGTTGCTCCACCATGGTTTCACATGTTCTGTTGCTTTCCACTTAAATAACACCTTTTTTTTGTGAGGCTGTGCATATGACAACTTGTTCAAAATACAAGGAGCAAAAAAATTCAGCTGGTTACTTTGTCCCCTGTAGTGAGGGGGGATTCTTGCCTTTTCCTGTTCTACAGTTGAGTTGCTGTTGGAAAATCTGTGAACGCCTGATTTACAATCTGTTATCATCATCTGTTACTGATGGCAAGATAGGACCTGTCTCACAGGGATTTGCATACTCACCACTATAAAGAAGCCATGGCTCTAGCATCGCCGGTGGACTATGCTGGCACAATCACTTCAAGTCAGAGGCAACTCAGTTCTGTGATGCCCCGGTGCTATGGCTTGCGATGTACTATTGGATATGGAAATAAATCAAGAGCAGCAGGTCACTTGGTTGCCAGAGCCATGTCCATGGATCGCCCGAAACTGGACTTTTCGAATCTGAATTGGAAGAATCAATTCCAAGAGGATTTCGATAGGCGGTTCAGTTTGCCGCATTTGACAGATATAATTGATGTGGAATCGAGGCCGACGACATTTTCTCTCAAGAGCAGGTATCCATTTCTGTCTAATGCATTTGTCTTGATCTATGCTGTTGGTTATCAAACTATATCTCTTTAGGATTTTTCTGATGTTTGCTTTGTCCACAACAGGACCCCTCTGGAGAATGTTGATGGTTCTTTGGAAGAGTCATGGAACGGCTATGTTAATGACAACGACAGAGCACTTTTGAAGGTATGCTTCATCATTGAGTGATCAAAATACCAGACATGGATCAAACTCCCCATCAATTACTTGAATAGTTTCTTTGGCTGTCTGAATATAGTTTGATCTTTTAACATAAATGTAGCATGCTCCTTTTTTTCTGCACTTTGGCTATTAGTAAATGTGTATGATAGACCTCAATTGTAATGTCCATGTGTGCAGCATCAAGGTAAATGCAATAATATCTCTCATTACAAAGTTGTTGATTCTTCAGGTTATCAAGTTTGCCTCGCCAACGTCTGCTGGAGCTGAATGCATTGATCCTGATTGCAGCTGGGTTGAACAATGGTGACAAACACTCTGCAATTTTCTATTGTTTACTTGTGCCAAATTATTTTCTGAGCTCACACAAACTCATGTCTTTTCCAGGGTGCACCGGGCAGGCCCACGTAAACAAATATATTTTGAGCCTCAGTGCGTAAAGGCTGGAATTGTAACTTGTGGCGGACTTTGCCCTGGTCTCAACGATGTCATCCGGCAGGTAGAATAGAACTTGATGAGTTGATCTCTGACTGTCTGCACCGATAAATAAAAGATTAATAGTACCTTATTATTATATCTTCTGAAAATTCTCTTGAAGAAAACACAATTCACAATTTTGAACAGTGCCGTGCTTTCACTCTTGAGTCTTGTAGATTGTGCTTACACTTGAAAAATACGGAGTGAAAAACATTGTTGGGATACAGCATGGTTTCCGCGGATTTTTTGAAGATCATTTAGCGGAAGTGCCGGTAAGAATTCTTTGTACATTATAAAGTAATCTGGAAACACTGATAACCATCCTGATGTAAGTTTGTGGCTCTTTTACTTCACCCAGCTTAATAGACATGTCGTCCAAAATATCAATCTTGCTGGTGGCAGTTTCTTAGGAGTGTCTCGTGGCGGGGCAAGTATCTCAGACATTGTCGACAGCATCCAGGCATGTACATGCAATTCTGGTATGCTGCAAAAATATGTTTACTACAAGGTGGTATGTTGAAGACTAACTGACTTGATTTCTGCAATCCACATTCAGGCCAGGAGGCTTGACATGCTCTTTGTACTAGGTGGAAATGGAACTCATGCTGGAGCTGATGCTATACATGGCGAGGTATGTTAATTTATATCTTCCTTGCGTCAGAGCAAGACATGTCTTTCCTTCAGCTCCTAGACTAGATTGTACCAGAAACATTTTTTGGTCTCGCTCAACTATGACGTAGTAGCATGGATTGTGGGATTAGGGATCAGTATGTATGGGTGGAAGGTTGCATACTTATGTCTGACTGTTTCTTTTGGTGAAAATTAGTGCCGGAAGAGAAAACTAAAAGTGTCGATTATTGGTGTCCCAAAAACAATTGACAATGACATACTACTGATGGACAAGACATTTGGATTTGATACTGCAGTGGAGGCAGCACAAAGAGCTATCAACTCTGCATATATTGAGGTGATTCATTTTAGCAACCTCTCAGACTCTCATCTCATGTGTACATATCTGCAAGCGGACAATAGAATACATTGTCGTGTTGGTTGCCCCTCAAATTAAAACTATATTTGTGGTTGACGCTCTATGGTTAGGCACATTCCGCATTTCATGGCATCGGATTGGTGAAGCTGATGGGAAGAAGTAGCGGATTTATCACAATGCATGCTTCCCTGTCAAGCGGGCAAGTCGACATTTGCCTGATACCTGAGGTATCAAACTCTTTAACTTGTGCTGTGTCTGCCCTTCCAACTCACTATATCCCTCTCCTCTGATTGATTTAATACGTGGTAATCCAAATGAAGGTACCATTCACCCTTGATGGACCAAACGGAGTTCTTCGGCACCTTGAGCACTTGATAGAGACCAAGGGGTTTGCTCTCATGTGTGTTGCCGAAGGTGCTGGGCAGGTAAGATTACCTTCACATACAAGATCAATTGTCTTGGGAAACTTAACTGCCAGCATGAGGAGTGATTTACCAAGGATCTCTTGAATTAGGGATGGGCTCGTGTGTGCATCAATTGAGAAACATTGCAGTATTTTCTGTTCTGTTACAAGAATTGTTATGTGAGATATTGCACTATGTTTCCAGGAATATTTGCAGAAGTCAAACGCAACTGATGCTTCAGGGAACATGGTTCTCAGTGATATCGGTGTGCACCTTCAACAGAAGGTTGGTCCATATCATTAGGTGTTCTTCACCATGATGTAGGTGCTGTGAATGACACAACATTTAACTTAACCAATGCCATTTCACAGATCAAGTCTCATTTCAGAGAGATAAACGTCCACTCTGATGTGAAGTACATCGACCCTACATACATGCTCCGCGCCGTGCGTGCCAATGCATCGGATGCCATCCTGTGCACGGTGCTCGGTCAGAATGCTGTAAGACGCCGTTTCTCTCGATCTGCCTGTGTCTCGCAACAAGTTTTTGTGTTTTCTGTTTTCTGAGATGAGCATTGGTCCCTGATTGAACCTTGCAGGTTCATGGCGCCTTTGCAGGGTTCAGCGGCATCACAACCGGAATATGCAACACACATAACGTGTACCTGCCAATACCTGAAGTTATCAAGACGCCAAGGCTTGTCGATCCAAACAGCAGGATGTGGCACAGGTGCTTGACATCCACAGGTCAACCTGACTTTTGTTGATCAGTTCTTGACAACCAAAGTTTGTAAACTCTAGTGCTAGAAGTACCGGTGGTGTACAGGATTGTCAATGTCATTCTTTTTTGCCTTCCATCAGAAAGACATGGTATGCCCTGTAATTCCTGGCTGATCCTGAGCTCATCTGCTACCGGATGAACA encodes:
- the LOC125551271 gene encoding ATP-dependent 6-phosphofructokinase 5, chloroplastic-like isoform X1 — protein: MVISLASVGVRDLHTHHYKEAMALASPVDYAGTITSSQRQLSSVMPRCYGLRCTIGYGNKSRAAGHLVARAMSMDRPKLDFSNLNWKNQFQEDFDRRFSLPHLTDIIDVESRPTTFSLKSRTPLENVDGSLEESWNGYVNDNDRALLKVIKFASPTSAGAECIDPDCSWVEQWVHRAGPRKQIYFEPQCVKAGIVTCGGLCPGLNDVIRQIVLTLEKYGVKNIVGIQHGFRGFFEDHLAEVPLNRHVVQNINLAGGSFLGVSRGGASISDIVDSIQARRLDMLFVLGGNGTHAGADAIHGECRKRKLKVSIIGVPKTIDNDILLMDKTFGFDTAVEAAQRAINSAYIEAHSAFHGIGLVKLMGRSSGFITMHASLSSGQVDICLIPEVPFTLDGPNGVLRHLEHLIETKGFALMCVAEGAGQEYLQKSNATDASGNMVLSDIGVHLQQKIKSHFREINVHSDVKYIDPTYMLRAVRANASDAILCTVLGQNAVHGAFAGFSGITTGICNTHNVYLPIPEVIKTPRLVDPNSRMWHRCLTSTGQPDFC
- the LOC125551271 gene encoding ATP-dependent 6-phosphofructokinase 5, chloroplastic-like isoform X2 encodes the protein MALASPVDYAGTITSSQRQLSSVMPRCYGLRCTIGYGNKSRAAGHLVARAMSMDRPKLDFSNLNWKNQFQEDFDRRFSLPHLTDIIDVESRPTTFSLKSRTPLENVDGSLEESWNGYVNDNDRALLKVIKFASPTSAGAECIDPDCSWVEQWVHRAGPRKQIYFEPQCVKAGIVTCGGLCPGLNDVIRQIVLTLEKYGVKNIVGIQHGFRGFFEDHLAEVPLNRHVVQNINLAGGSFLGVSRGGASISDIVDSIQARRLDMLFVLGGNGTHAGADAIHGECRKRKLKVSIIGVPKTIDNDILLMDKTFGFDTAVEAAQRAINSAYIEAHSAFHGIGLVKLMGRSSGFITMHASLSSGQVDICLIPEVPFTLDGPNGVLRHLEHLIETKGFALMCVAEGAGQEYLQKSNATDASGNMVLSDIGVHLQQKIKSHFREINVHSDVKYIDPTYMLRAVRANASDAILCTVLGQNAVHGAFAGFSGITTGICNTHNVYLPIPEVIKTPRLVDPNSRMWHRCLTSTGQPDFC